A DNA window from Gillisia sp. Hel1_33_143 contains the following coding sequences:
- a CDS encoding cupin-like domain-containing protein: protein MMEDRLNLAQIPRVKNISKKDFVEQYVKTQKPVVIEHLIEDWPAFKKWDLNYIKEVAGNKTVPLYDDRPITSEFKFNQPHMEMKMSEYIDLLQSKPTNYRIFLYHLLKEVPKLQEDFKFPKMGLRFLKQLPMLFFGGVNSKVFMHYDIDYANILHFQFNGKKQCILYPPSESKYLYKVPHSLISREDIDFTNPDFKKFPALKKAKGYITELKHGEALYMPEGYWHQMTYLTAGFSMSLRATSRGLLNISKAVYNLVVMRHFDNYMRKWKGQDWIDYKNVKAMEKTHANI from the coding sequence ATGATGGAAGATAGATTGAACTTAGCACAGATTCCTAGAGTAAAAAATATCTCTAAAAAAGATTTTGTAGAACAATATGTAAAGACTCAAAAGCCGGTTGTAATTGAGCATTTAATAGAAGATTGGCCTGCTTTTAAAAAGTGGGATCTAAATTATATTAAAGAAGTTGCCGGTAATAAAACGGTGCCTCTTTACGATGATCGTCCTATTACATCTGAGTTTAAGTTCAACCAGCCACATATGGAGATGAAAATGTCTGAATATATAGACCTTCTTCAATCTAAACCTACCAATTACAGAATATTCTTATATCACCTTTTAAAAGAGGTGCCTAAGCTTCAAGAAGATTTTAAGTTCCCAAAAATGGGGCTTCGATTTTTAAAGCAGTTACCAATGTTATTCTTTGGTGGTGTTAATTCTAAAGTGTTTATGCATTATGACATTGATTATGCTAATATTCTGCATTTTCAATTCAATGGAAAAAAACAGTGTATCTTATATCCACCTTCAGAAAGTAAATATTTATACAAGGTTCCACACTCTCTTATCTCTAGGGAAGATATAGATTTCACGAATCCAGATTTTAAAAAATTCCCGGCCCTTAAAAAAGCTAAAGGTTATATTACCGAGCTTAAACATGGGGAGGCTCTTTATATGCCAGAAGGTTATTGGCATCAAATGACGTATCTAACTGCCGGATTTTCTATGAGCTTAAGAGCAACTTCTAGAGGTTTGTTGAATATCTCTAAGGCTGTTTATAATTTGGTGGTAATGAGACATTTTGATAATTATATGCGTAAGTGGAAGGGTCAGGATTGGATAGATTATAAAAATGTGAAGGCCATGGAGAAAACACATGCCAATATTTAA
- a CDS encoding cupin-like domain-containing protein → MKLDLQEIPRVKGISKQEFLKEYFIPQKPVILEELSKDWPARQKWDFDYFKRVAGEVVVPVYDGKPAKGKQKSHAPAKKLKFSEYIDIVKAGPTDLRMFFFNLLQNCPKLIQDFKYPELGIKFFKKLPVLFVGGEGSKVVMHYDMDLANNFHFNFAGKKKVILYGPEQTKFLYKVPYSIVSMEIIDMDDPDFQKYPALAKAKGFEAVLGHGDALFIPSKWWHFIKYQTPCLSLTLRSLPRSPKKILEVLNSVILLRNFDNLMRKLRGQDWIDYKNKQAIIKTHKNLGIE, encoded by the coding sequence TTGAAGCTTGATCTACAAGAAATACCAAGAGTTAAAGGAATTTCTAAACAAGAATTTCTTAAGGAATATTTTATTCCTCAAAAGCCTGTAATTCTTGAAGAGCTTAGCAAAGATTGGCCTGCCAGACAAAAGTGGGATTTTGATTATTTTAAGCGAGTAGCCGGAGAGGTTGTAGTTCCTGTATATGATGGAAAACCAGCTAAAGGGAAGCAAAAAAGCCATGCTCCGGCGAAAAAGCTTAAATTTTCTGAATATATAGATATTGTAAAGGCAGGCCCAACAGATTTAAGAATGTTCTTCTTTAATCTGTTGCAAAACTGTCCGAAGCTTATACAAGACTTTAAATACCCGGAATTGGGGATAAAATTCTTTAAGAAGCTACCTGTTTTATTTGTTGGAGGTGAAGGTTCTAAGGTAGTGATGCATTATGATATGGATCTTGCCAACAACTTTCATTTTAATTTTGCAGGTAAAAAAAAGGTAATTCTATATGGTCCAGAGCAAACCAAATTTCTTTATAAAGTTCCCTATTCTATAGTGAGTATGGAGATCATAGATATGGATGACCCAGATTTTCAGAAATATCCTGCGCTTGCAAAAGCCAAAGGTTTTGAAGCTGTATTGGGTCATGGTGATGCACTGTTTATACCAAGTAAATGGTGGCATTTTATAAAATATCAAACTCCGTGCTTGTCTTTAACACTCAGATCCTTACCAAGATCGCCAAAAAAGATATTAGAAGTATTAAATAGTGTAATTTTGCTAAGGAATTTCGACAATCTTATGCGCAAACTTCGTGGGCAAGATTGGATAGACTATAAAAATAAACAAGCGATAATCAAAACGCATAAAAATTTAGGGATTGAATGA
- a CDS encoding T9SS type B sorting domain-containing protein: protein MLLALVLSFNNSYGQLGFCNGSKGDPIFQEDFGTGSGYGPRLAAGITNYSYVTQDPQDGEYTISSIIGREIPSWHSYSPNLTPSGGKALIINAGFTAGQFYRTDISGLCENTTYEFSAYLMNIYNSASGACADGDIPVNVKFQIWDETNTQLLKEGSTGAINSTAFPLAEEYALTFKSAPGQNNVILKMFNNGEGGCGNDLAIDDIIFRSCGDLTSIDAGNSSNMNLRVCEEDTPYNVDLKATPDNTVYQTHAYQWQRSLDAVNWTDISGANQSNYTVVNLVQSTYYRVKVAEDSINLTNNLCSSFSEAFFVQMVSVPTAPVSNGDVVVCGNSEIPQISVKAGVDEMVNWYDAPSGGNLLQAKSFNYQPDVAGIFYAEAKSTLIECKPSSRTAVKITLDNIPDVEDETIQICPNSNISLDAGVSGFNYMWSTGENSKTIQVTQQGNYTVEIATNLGCAVTREFTVNDIDDAQISDVRTDENSIEIIPVNTGVFEYSLDGVNFQDSNVFLGKPGGVYTAYMRDKSGCNTVSLQFPYISPLKFITPNGDGYNDNFILRGVETFPSSQIMIYDRYGKLLKASNGSNFSWNGTLEGKDLPAADYWYHIKIEGFGELKGHFSLIR, encoded by the coding sequence TTGTTGTTAGCATTAGTGCTTAGTTTTAATAATTCTTATGGGCAGTTAGGCTTTTGTAATGGAAGTAAAGGTGATCCTATATTTCAAGAAGACTTTGGTACAGGTTCTGGATATGGCCCTAGGTTGGCTGCAGGAATTACTAATTATAGTTATGTAACTCAAGATCCTCAAGATGGGGAATATACCATATCTAGCATTATTGGGCGTGAAATCCCATCCTGGCATTCTTATTCTCCAAATTTAACTCCTTCTGGAGGAAAAGCGCTAATTATAAATGCCGGCTTCACTGCAGGACAGTTCTATAGAACAGATATTTCCGGACTTTGTGAAAATACTACCTATGAGTTTTCGGCTTATCTGATGAATATTTATAATTCTGCAAGTGGTGCTTGTGCTGATGGTGATATTCCTGTAAATGTAAAATTTCAAATCTGGGATGAAACCAATACTCAGCTTTTGAAAGAAGGCAGTACAGGTGCTATAAATTCTACCGCTTTTCCTTTAGCTGAAGAATACGCTCTAACTTTTAAAAGCGCACCAGGACAGAATAATGTGATTCTAAAAATGTTTAATAATGGAGAAGGTGGTTGCGGAAATGACCTTGCAATAGATGATATAATTTTTAGATCATGTGGAGATCTCACCAGTATAGATGCTGGAAATTCATCAAACATGAATTTGAGAGTTTGCGAGGAAGATACTCCGTACAATGTAGATCTTAAAGCAACACCAGATAACACAGTGTATCAAACACATGCTTACCAATGGCAACGAAGTTTAGACGCAGTTAACTGGACAGATATTAGCGGAGCAAATCAGAGTAATTATACGGTTGTGAATTTAGTGCAATCCACATATTATCGCGTAAAGGTGGCAGAGGATAGTATAAATCTTACTAATAATTTGTGTAGTTCTTTTTCTGAAGCTTTTTTTGTACAGATGGTTTCAGTACCAACCGCGCCAGTTAGTAACGGAGATGTGGTGGTTTGCGGTAATTCTGAAATACCTCAAATTTCTGTAAAAGCGGGGGTAGATGAAATGGTGAATTGGTATGATGCTCCATCTGGCGGAAACTTACTTCAAGCCAAATCTTTTAATTATCAACCAGATGTTGCTGGTATATTTTATGCGGAAGCAAAAAGCACCTTAATAGAATGTAAACCAAGTTCCAGAACTGCAGTTAAAATTACTCTAGATAATATCCCAGATGTGGAAGATGAAACAATTCAGATATGTCCAAACTCAAATATATCTTTAGATGCAGGCGTAAGTGGTTTTAATTATATGTGGTCTACTGGTGAAAATTCCAAGACTATTCAAGTAACGCAACAAGGCAATTATACCGTGGAAATAGCTACAAATTTAGGATGTGCCGTAACAAGAGAATTTACTGTTAACGATATAGATGATGCGCAAATAAGTGATGTTAGAACGGATGAGAATTCTATCGAGATCATTCCTGTAAATACCGGAGTTTTTGAATATTCTCTAGATGGAGTCAATTTTCAGGATTCAAATGTATTTTTAGGAAAGCCCGGCGGAGTTTATACTGCTTATATGAGAGATAAGAGTGGTTGTAATACCGTTAGCTTGCAATTTCCATACATTTCCCCTCTAAAATTTATAACGCCCAATGGAGACGGTTACAACGATAATTTTATTTTAAGAGGAGTAGAAACTTTTCCTTCTTCTCAAATTATGATCTATGACAGGTATGGGAAATTATTGAAAGCTAGCAATGGAAGTAATTTTTCTTGGAATGGGACTTTAGAAGGTAAAGATCTTCCTGCAGCAGATTATTGGTATCATATAAAAATTGAAGGCTTTGGTGAGCTTAAAGGCCATTTTTCTTTAATTAGATA
- a CDS encoding regulatory protein RecX, with protein sequence MKDNLSQKSYTVKEATLKLAQFCAYRDRSQKEVEDKLREMRMIPQACEQIIIELMSEDFLNEERFARSFVRGKFRIKKWGKIKITQELKKKEISAPIIKLGLTEIDENEYLNILEQVAEKKLNLIKESDPYKRKKKLSDYLLQRGFESNLVYELSNNLIN encoded by the coding sequence ATGAAGGATAATCTATCACAAAAATCTTATACCGTTAAAGAGGCGACGCTCAAATTAGCGCAATTTTGTGCCTATAGAGATAGATCCCAAAAAGAAGTGGAAGATAAATTAAGGGAAATGCGAATGATCCCTCAAGCTTGTGAACAGATTATAATTGAACTGATGAGCGAGGATTTCTTAAATGAAGAGCGCTTTGCCAGAAGTTTTGTTCGGGGTAAGTTCAGAATTAAAAAATGGGGTAAAATAAAGATCACCCAGGAACTTAAAAAGAAAGAGATCTCTGCGCCGATAATCAAACTTGGGCTTACCGAAATAGATGAAAACGAATATTTAAATATTCTGGAACAGGTAGCAGAGAAAAAGCTTAATCTTATTAAAGAATCAGATCCATACAAGCGGAAAAAAAAGTTGAGTGATTACCTTTTGCAAAGAGGATTTGAATCTAATTTGGTCTATGAATTAAGCAATAACCTTATCAACTAA